The following are encoded in a window of Rosa chinensis cultivar Old Blush chromosome 4, RchiOBHm-V2, whole genome shotgun sequence genomic DNA:
- the LOC112199106 gene encoding uncharacterized protein LOC112199106: protein MGQKKGGPPPPRPPSPPPPPSSSLEFPPLPSHPRSSSSSLHQDLNPLELDFQLHRDQTSANFQDIKESLEYMHFQNFALRSKLLEEIRQLRVGPKNPCEVAGTSQVGGLPSLRLSSFPKTSSLSPPALVLPPVSLVSSALGNFHTTIPDLSILPLYSSFMTGSMNGVPNTHMMSMELPNLLGSMVSLPMGYSTGMTLSSGPLMMEPVSQFYSAPQYFHMPNISSQPHYVAHNIPLPHPQSHQSSFNLTYSGPYPVSYIDFMPTTSQLCSQAPPYFPNLPTMKQMHLDFTTFDGGDHVDCVDYQVTLAKLQQVGSVADYKARFTKLSCRAPRFSPGALLACFIGGLKEDIRVDVRDLNPKTLLEAYELAKIYEEKYVGHKHQFISAAAKSIPNISRPANSTSLTPKSSTRTPLVVNKNELGHNKLTQAENQERRAKNICFFCEEPFKPSHNCRKGRAFLIEVCSGDEVNKDNNAIDVTDELVSDLNKLDEPLIQLHAMLGEHSETMQLKGEIGHKRQVHVLIDSRASHYFIHPSVLKKGKLLYGSKSPLNVKVASGAIMQTMGHLPSFQMTLQGYTFQAEFYVLPVSSCEVTLGASWLQSLGDILWNFEDLTMKFDKGALVILYEGYFKRNLVLSRVECLASNDTPQNIPAELTPVLKQFEQVFSIPTSLPPHRSHDHRIVLAFGTAPINFRPYMYVHYQKNEIDKIVKDLQESGVVRPSNNPFSSPVLLVKKKDGIWRLCADYRSLNAATIKDNFSIPMVDKLLDEVHGAIVFSKLDLRSGYHQIRMRPEDIEKTAFRTHEGHYKFLVMPFGLTNAPSTFQALMNDVFKEYLRKFVLVFFDDILIYSSSMEEHGHVVSSKGVAVDPSKIESISQWQKPTTLKGLRGFLGFAGYYRKFVRNFGIIAKPLTNMLKKDNFKWSKEADKAFEELKRALISTPVLALLDFSKEFTVKCDASSVGIG from the exons ATGGGGCAGAAGAAGGGTGGTCCACCGCCACCACGACCaccttcacctccaccaccaccttcCAGTAGCTTAGAGTTTCCTCCGCTGCCGTCACATCCtcgttcttcttcctcttcgctTCATCAAGATCTTAACCCACTGGAGTTGGATTTTCAGCTACATCGCGATCAAACGTCGGCAAATTTTCAAGACATCAAGGAGTCCTTGGAGTATATGCACTTTCAGAATTTTGCTTTACGTTCAAAATTGCTCGAAGAAATTCGTCAACTGCGAGTGGGTCCTAAGAACCCATGTGAGGTTGCTGGTACTTCTCAAGTAGGAGGTTTGCCATCACTGAGATTGTCGTCATTTCCGAAGACGTCGTCTTTGTCACCACCAGCATTGGTACTCCCCCCAGTTTCCCTCGTGAGCTCAGCTTTGGGTAACTTTCATACTACAATTCCTGACCTATCAATATTACCTTTATATAGCTCGTTTATGACTGGTTCTATGAATGGTGTCCCAAATACACATATGATGAGTATGGAATTACCTAATTTGCTTGGTTCAATGGTCTCTTTGCCGATGGGCTACTCGACTGGCATGACTTTGAGTAGTGGACCATTGATGATGGAACCTGTTTCTCAATTTTATTCAGCACCACAATACTTTCATATGCCTAATATAAGTTCACAGCCACACTATGTTGCTCATAATATTCCATTGCCACACCCACAAAGTCATCAAAGCTCATTCAATTTGACATATTCTGGACCTTACCCTGTGTCTTATATTGACTTTATGCCTACTACATCACAACTGTGCTCCCAAGCCCCGCCCTACTTCCCTAAT CTTCCTACTATGAAGCAAATGCATCTTGATTTCACAACATTTGATGGGGGTGATCATGTGGACTG TGTGGATTATCAAGTGACACTAGCTAAGCTCCAGCAAGTGGGTAGCGTAGCTGATTATAAGGCACGGTTCACTAAGCTTTCTTGCAGGGCACCCAGATTTTCCCCAGGAGCTTTGTTAGCTTGTTTCATTGGTGGTCTCAAGGAGGATATAAGGGTGGATGTGCGAGATTTGAATCCAAAAACATTATTGGAAGCTTATGAATTGGCAAAAATCtatgaagaaaaatatgttgGTCACAAGCATCAGTTCATTTCAGCTGCTGCAAAATCGATACCAAATATCAGCAGACCTGCCAATAGCACTTCTCTTACCCCTAAGTCGAGTACAAGAACCCCCTTAGTGGTCAACAAAAATGAGTTGGGACATAATAAATTAACTCAAGCCGAGAATCAAGAAAGAAGAGCTAAGAACATATGTTTCTTTTGTGAAGAACCTTTTAAGCCTAGTCATAATTGTCGGAAGGGAAGAGCATTTCTCATTGAAGTATGTTCAGGAGATGAAGTAAATAAGGATAACAATGCAATTGATGTTACGGATGAGTTAGTCTCTGATCTCAACAAATTGGATGAGCCCTTGATTCAATTGCATGCTATGTTAGGTGAACATTCTGAAACAATGCAGCTAAAGGGAGAAATTGGCCACAAGAGGCAAGTACATGTTCTGATAGATTCGAGAGCAAGTCATTACTTCATTCACCCTTCAGTTTTAAAAAAGGGTAAGTTGCTTTATGGTTCAAAGTCTCCATTGAATGTGAAAGTGGCCAGTGGTGCTATCATGCAAACTATGGGACATCTACCTAGCTTCCAAATGACATTGCAAGGGTACACTTTTCAAGCTGAGTTTTATGTCCTGCCAGTCTCAAGTTGTGAAGTTACTTTGGGGGCTTCTTGGCTACAAAGTTTAGGGGATATTCTTTGGAATTTTGAAGATCTTACTATGAAGTTTGACAAGGGGGCACTCGTTATACTTTACGAGGGTTACTTCAAGAGGAATCTTGTGTTGTCTCGT GTAGAGTGTTTGGCATCAAATGATACACCTCAGAATATCCCTGCAGAGTTGACACCAGTTCTCAAGCAATTTGAGCAGGTTTTTTCAATTCCTACTTCATTACCTCCTCACAGGTCTCATGACCACAGAATTGTGTTGGCTTTTGGAACAGCTCCCATAAATTTTAGACCTTATATGTATGTACATTATCAAAAGAATGAAATTGATAAGATTGTCAAGGATTTGCAGGAGTCTGGGGTAGTGCGGCCTAGTAACAATCCTTTCTCTTCACCAGTGTTACTAGTCAAAAAGAAGGATGGAATATGGCGTTTGTGTGCTGATTATCGCTCCTTGAACGCAGCAACTATAAAGGACAACTTTTCCATACCTATGGTTGACAAATTACTCGATGAAGTGCATGGTGCAATAGTATTTTCCAAACTGGATCTTAGATCTGGTTATCATCAAATTAGGATGAGACCAGAAGACATAGAGAAAACTGCTTTTCGGACGCATGAGGGCCATTACAAATTCCTTGTCATGCCATTCGGCCTTACAAACGCACCCTCGACCTTTCAAGCTTTAATGAATGATGTTTTCAAAGaatatttgagaaaatttgTTCTTGTGTTTTTTGACGATATTTTGATTTACAGTTCATCTATGGAGGAGCATG GTCATGTGGTGTCAAGCAAGGGAGTGGCTGTGGATCCGAGTAAAATTGAAAGCATTTCACAGTGGCAGAAACCAACTACTTTGAAAGGACTACGAGGTTTCTTGGGGTTTGCAGGATACTATAGAAAGTTTGTTCGAAACTTTGGGATAATTGCCAAGCCCCTCACCAATATGCtcaaaaaagacaattttaagTGGAGTAAGGAAGCTGACAAGGCATTTGAAGAACTCAAAAGGGCATTGATTAGCACCCCAGTGCTAGCATTACTAGACTTTTCCAAGGAATTTACTGTCAAATGTGATGCTTCTAGTGTTGGAATTGGCTGA